The Desulfovibrio sp. UIB00 genome has a window encoding:
- a CDS encoding TonB-dependent receptor, with product MNKVSAIVAAAVLAGHCLCVQPGWAAETPPETGGQEAPAPKADLTQGSLTAYDLPAVTTFGVADQAPTVPVQTRFGTQYNVVTEEQIRLQNSLDFYDALRNVPGVMYQKKNIIGGQTSASLYVRGRGASHPSPDINIFFDDVPRSGVLYGQALADGIPVYALGGMEIYKYPQPSRFGTGYAMLNFIPKYMTKEGYELRIGAEGGSFGTVAENVGMGAKKDNVDIYAAQSLVSTLGHKDHTAAYQASYYGNMGIGLSDNWSLRMMANRVDAQTQVPNNPITNTRTTDRYDTQTSLATLSLINKYNNANGYLKGYYNDTLFYLRGENSNKTTSVQTNNLYGLRGRETYSIWEGSEIVNGFDLDISDLRNDQRTYATDSTTSWEFPQHRMFSPYAAVSQMFGSKESFHVTPSAGLRLYTSNLFEDKTAPQAGLVLGYNNTNLGLNYARGVNYPSPVILQNLLTNKTSLPSGLNTKDIRPEVVDHYEMSLSHTQPGLFTASATVFHDDGRDRLRAYMYGNANPTSDFFTSSASEYKIDGLELAGSVTPTDNLELFVGATWLKTWAKGDDGETTNKMPYTPAFTLQTGFKWKFFDHFQLSGDYQYLKDVYAGTWGRTANPRSPSSNVTTLNEINRLPDINVFNARLDYTFSYDDMHIEEGKVFVAVNNIFNTPYAYSMEISGNNRGLYNMPGTSVMVGFDLKF from the coding sequence ATGAACAAGGTTTCAGCAATTGTGGCGGCTGCCGTGCTTGCAGGCCACTGTCTTTGCGTTCAGCCGGGCTGGGCGGCAGAGACTCCACCCGAAACAGGAGGCCAGGAGGCCCCTGCCCCAAAGGCAGACCTCACGCAGGGCAGCCTGACAGCCTACGACCTGCCCGCCGTAACCACCTTCGGCGTGGCCGATCAGGCGCCCACTGTTCCTGTGCAGACGCGGTTCGGCACACAGTACAACGTGGTGACTGAAGAGCAAATCCGCCTCCAGAACTCCCTTGATTTTTATGACGCCCTGCGCAACGTGCCGGGCGTCATGTATCAGAAAAAGAACATCATCGGCGGGCAAACCAGCGCGAGCCTCTATGTGCGCGGGCGTGGCGCAAGCCATCCCAGCCCTGACATCAATATCTTTTTTGATGACGTGCCGCGTAGTGGCGTGTTGTACGGGCAGGCCCTGGCTGACGGCATCCCGGTCTACGCCCTCGGGGGGATGGAAATTTATAAGTATCCCCAGCCTTCGCGCTTTGGCACCGGTTATGCCATGCTGAACTTTATTCCCAAATACATGACCAAGGAAGGTTATGAACTGCGCATCGGCGCAGAGGGCGGCAGCTTTGGCACCGTGGCCGAAAATGTGGGCATGGGCGCAAAAAAAGACAATGTAGATATTTACGCCGCGCAAAGCCTTGTCAGCACGCTGGGGCACAAGGATCACACAGCCGCCTACCAGGCGAGTTACTATGGCAACATGGGTATAGGCCTGTCTGACAACTGGTCATTGCGTATGATGGCCAACCGTGTGGATGCCCAGACTCAGGTTCCCAACAATCCCATTACCAATACCCGCACCACAGACCGCTATGATACACAGACAAGCCTTGCCACGCTGAGCCTCATCAATAAGTACAATAATGCCAATGGGTACCTCAAAGGCTATTACAACGACACCCTGTTTTACCTGCGCGGCGAAAATTCCAACAAAACCACATCAGTGCAAACCAACAATCTGTACGGATTGCGAGGCCGCGAAACCTATTCCATTTGGGAAGGCAGCGAGATCGTCAACGGCTTTGACCTTGATATCAGCGACCTGCGCAACGACCAGCGGACGTATGCCACAGATTCCACAACATCGTGGGAATTTCCGCAGCACAGGATGTTTTCGCCCTACGCCGCCGTCAGCCAGATGTTTGGCAGCAAGGAGAGCTTTCATGTTACGCCTTCCGCTGGTCTGCGCCTGTACACAAGCAACCTTTTTGAAGACAAGACCGCCCCGCAGGCTGGCCTTGTGCTTGGCTACAACAACACCAATCTTGGCCTCAACTACGCGCGGGGCGTCAACTATCCAAGCCCTGTCATCCTGCAAAATCTGCTGACCAACAAAACATCGCTGCCTTCCGGCCTGAATACCAAGGATATTCGCCCCGAAGTGGTGGACCACTATGAAATGTCGCTCAGCCACACCCAACCGGGGCTGTTCACGGCAAGCGCCACGGTTTTTCACGATGACGGCCGCGACAGGCTACGCGCCTATATGTACGGGAACGCCAACCCCACCAGCGACTTCTTCACCTCTTCCGCCTCTGAATACAAAATTGACGGACTTGAACTTGCTGGCAGCGTCACACCCACAGACAACCTTGAGCTCTTTGTGGGCGCAACATGGCTGAAAACATGGGCCAAGGGCGATGACGGCGAAACTACAAACAAAATGCCTTATACGCCTGCCTTTACCTTGCAAACCGGCTTCAAGTGGAAGTTCTTTGACCACTTCCAGCTCAGCGGCGATTACCAGTATCTCAAGGATGTTTACGCAGGCACATGGGGGCGTACTGCAAATCCAAGATCACCGTCCAGCAACGTGACCACGCTGAATGAAATAAATCGGCTGCCCGACATCAACGTGTTCAACGCAAGGCTGGACTACACCTTCAGCTACGACGACATGCACATTGAAGAAGGCAAGGTCTTTGTTGCGGTAAACAACATTTTTAACACGCCCTACGCTTACAGCATGGAGATTTCCGGCAACAACCGGGGGCTTTACAACATGCCCGGCACAAGCGTCATGGTTGGTTTTGACCTCAAGTTCTAA
- a CDS encoding class I SAM-dependent methyltransferase: MSNNPAQQAERTEFFNAHATGWEARNYPPEKLRQVDQLVQGLPLAHARVILDVGCGEGVLQPFLQKYAEADASFLALDPSAAMLKCLSARFSHVRTYQAAAECMPLPDASVDMVICFSAFPHVADKKAAAREFYRVLRPAGRAYVLHIDGREKLNQLHDSHHAVEGDHLPCPTGMRIIFSEAGFTNIEASEGPDHFHFCAIK, encoded by the coding sequence ATGAGCAACAACCCTGCACAACAGGCTGAAAGAACGGAATTTTTCAACGCGCACGCCACCGGGTGGGAGGCCCGCAACTATCCGCCGGAAAAACTCAGGCAGGTTGACCAGCTGGTTCAGGGACTGCCTCTGGCGCATGCCCGGGTTATTCTGGATGTGGGCTGCGGCGAAGGGGTACTACAGCCGTTTTTGCAAAAATATGCCGAGGCTGATGCGTCATTCCTGGCACTCGACCCTTCCGCAGCAATGCTCAAATGTCTTTCCGCGCGCTTTTCACATGTGCGTACATATCAGGCTGCAGCAGAATGCATGCCCCTGCCGGATGCCAGCGTGGACATGGTTATCTGTTTTTCGGCCTTTCCGCATGTGGCAGACAAAAAAGCCGCCGCTCGCGAATTTTATCGTGTTCTGCGCCCTGCTGGCCGGGCCTATGTGCTGCACATAGATGGCCGTGAAAAACTCAATCAGCTTCATGACAGCCACCACGCCGTTGAAGGCGATCATCTGCCCTGCCCCACGGGCATGCGCATCATCTTTTCCGAGGCTGGTTTTACGAACATTGAGGCCAGCGAAGGGCCAGACCACTTCCACTTTTGCGCTATAAAATAG
- a CDS encoding zinc ABC transporter substrate-binding protein, translating to MKKFSTLLWLALILIPLSATAAEPLRVVAGTSLISDIVADLTDGKSETLTLIQGSSCPGHENASTGDYVFAAKANLLLVHPFQRHLQQVDAMLQAVGNPLLAIVEVSPRGSWLIPDIQKQAVQEIAAALEGAAPELAPVVRRRTLQRLQKIDAIAAECRSALAATQGLPVIAAYMQAEFVKWAGFDVIRTFGRAEDVNARGLAEILSAVKGIPVAGVVDNYQSGPDAGLPLALELGVPHVVLSNFPGSSDDAPDYFSLLRRNVAQLQTIKAKP from the coding sequence ATGAAAAAATTTTCCACCCTTCTGTGGCTTGCCCTGATCCTCATTCCCCTTTCCGCAACGGCGGCAGAACCGCTGCGCGTTGTGGCCGGAACTTCGCTTATTTCAGATATTGTTGCCGACCTCACTGATGGCAAAAGCGAAACGCTCACCCTGATTCAAGGTTCAAGTTGTCCCGGTCATGAGAATGCCAGCACCGGGGATTATGTTTTTGCCGCCAAGGCTAACCTGCTGCTCGTTCACCCGTTTCAGCGCCATCTGCAGCAGGTCGATGCCATGCTCCAGGCTGTGGGCAACCCTTTGCTTGCTATTGTTGAAGTAAGTCCGCGTGGCAGCTGGCTCATACCCGATATACAAAAGCAGGCCGTGCAGGAAATTGCAGCGGCGCTTGAAGGCGCGGCCCCAGAGCTTGCGCCGGTTGTCAGGCGGAGGACGCTGCAAAGGTTGCAAAAAATTGACGCCATTGCCGCAGAATGCCGCTCTGCGCTTGCTGCCACGCAGGGATTGCCTGTTATCGCCGCATACATGCAGGCAGAATTTGTAAAATGGGCGGGCTTTGACGTGATCCGCACCTTTGGCAGGGCTGAAGACGTTAACGCGCGCGGGTTGGCTGAGATTTTGAGCGCAGTCAAAGGCATCCCTGTGGCGGGTGTGGTGGATAATTATCAGAGTGGGCCAGACGCGGGGCTACCGCTGGCGCTGGAGCTTGGGGTGCCGCACGTGGTGCTTTCCAATTTTCCCGGCTCCAGCGACGACGCGCCGGACTATTTCAGCCTGTTGCGCCGTAACGTAGCACAATTGCAAACCATAAAGGCAAAGCCGTGA
- a CDS encoding ABC transporter ATP-binding protein, whose product MNPCLAELSNVSVHYGKRCILNGINLRVEKGDFWTLIGPNGAGKSTLMGLFNGLTPHNGGTVYFKGKSIRSDMLGEVRRQVAHVFQATDLDPKMPLSVFASVLSGTYGRLGLFRWPGKKEKKLAMQSLEVVGLEHLAQRPIGHLSGGERQRVALARALAQEPELLLLDEPTAALDWRAQRDICNAVATLREAFNLTVIMVTHDLNAVFALAQKVAMLRAGGMLWQGVAQDAVNADLLSRLYDVPIQIAHSGERMAALF is encoded by the coding sequence GTGAACCCGTGCCTGGCCGAACTGAGCAACGTCAGCGTTCACTACGGCAAGCGATGCATCCTGAACGGTATAAACCTGCGCGTCGAAAAGGGTGATTTCTGGACGCTCATCGGCCCCAACGGCGCGGGCAAGTCCACGCTGATGGGGCTTTTTAACGGGCTTACGCCACACAATGGCGGCACGGTGTATTTTAAAGGTAAAAGTATAAGATCAGACATGCTGGGCGAGGTACGCCGTCAGGTGGCGCATGTTTTTCAGGCTACCGACCTTGATCCCAAGATGCCGCTTTCTGTCTTTGCTTCCGTACTCAGCGGCACCTATGGGCGGCTGGGGCTTTTTCGCTGGCCGGGTAAAAAAGAAAAAAAACTTGCCATGCAATCACTTGAAGTCGTTGGCCTTGAGCACCTGGCCCAGCGGCCTATCGGACACCTTTCTGGCGGCGAAAGGCAACGGGTGGCGCTTGCCCGCGCCCTGGCGCAGGAGCCGGAACTGCTGCTGCTTGACGAACCCACAGCAGCGCTGGACTGGCGCGCGCAACGGGACATTTGCAATGCCGTTGCCACGCTGCGTGAAGCATTCAACCTCACCGTCATCATGGTGACGCATGACCTCAACGCAGTGTTTGCACTGGCCCAAAAGGTTGCCATGCTGCGGGCTGGCGGCATGCTCTGGCAGGGCGTGGCGCAGGATGCAGTCAATGCTGACCTCCTGAGCAGGCTGTATGATGTGCCCATTCAGATAGCGCACAGCGGCGAGCGCATGGCGGCCCTGTTTTAA
- a CDS encoding metal ABC transporter permease, whose protein sequence is MDDFFQYAFLQRALLMALLGGSVCGAMGVFVVLWRMSLVGMCVSHAAFAGALLALWLGAPPLAGGLAASLGAASAVGPLAEKPGFSLDTAMGVVFSVVMSLAMLALGLMPGARTEGLSLIWGSLLTVTLFDLQLMAATALLLFGFVFLFFKEIEAIMGQRHAAMAAGIPVKGIHYACLILMGLVVAFALKAIGGLLIYALIVTPAATALQITYRLSRMFLLAALFGAMASVAGLWLSFHWAVPPGAVIVLVSSALLVAAMVFSPKKACRIEHASPVEQSNQG, encoded by the coding sequence ATGGATGACTTTTTTCAGTATGCCTTTTTGCAAAGGGCATTGCTTATGGCCTTGCTTGGCGGTTCTGTTTGCGGGGCAATGGGCGTCTTTGTGGTGTTGTGGCGCATGAGTCTGGTGGGAATGTGCGTTTCGCACGCCGCCTTTGCCGGGGCGCTGCTTGCTTTGTGGCTTGGCGCTCCACCGCTGGCCGGAGGGCTTGCGGCCAGCCTTGGGGCAGCCTCTGCGGTGGGGCCGCTTGCCGAAAAGCCCGGTTTCAGCCTTGATACTGCCATGGGTGTTGTTTTTTCGGTGGTCATGAGCCTGGCCATGCTGGCATTGGGCCTCATGCCCGGCGCACGGACAGAAGGCCTGAGCCTCATATGGGGGAGCCTGCTCACGGTCACCCTCTTTGACCTGCAACTCATGGCCGCAACGGCCTTGCTTCTGTTTGGATTTGTCTTTCTGTTTTTCAAAGAAATCGAGGCAATCATGGGGCAAAGGCACGCTGCGATGGCTGCGGGAATCCCCGTCAAGGGCATCCACTATGCCTGCCTCATTTTGATGGGACTGGTGGTAGCTTTTGCCCTCAAGGCAATCGGCGGCTTATTGATATATGCGCTCATTGTTACACCAGCAGCCACGGCACTGCAGATCACCTATCGCCTGAGCCGCATGTTTCTGCTGGCCGCCCTGTTCGGCGCGATGGCTTCCGTTGCGGGCCTGTGGCTTTCATTCCACTGGGCTGTGCCGCCGGGGGCCGTTATTGTGCTGGTGTCTTCCGCCTTACTGGTTGCAGCCATGGTCTTTTCGCCCAAGAAGGCATGCCGGATCGAACACGCATCCCCTGTGGAACAGAGCAATCAGGGCTGA
- a CDS encoding TonB family protein codes for MTEDVPVAQAMAERAAKSEQTEVEEAVPVKKHAVKPKQAERPAVNHKAQPSQYRQEQSALPKPQQVTTTAGQSVQTGLPAQSGGDGGQGSASSGSGSMEQATGAVQGDGSPHPQVMPWNAQGGPRFLRQAPLRYPRAAQRRNLEGKAVVEAYLDTQGKLLRARVLLADHEDFADAALACVQSSSFKPAQREGKAIPCVVRIPMLFVLKGP; via the coding sequence ATGACTGAGGATGTCCCAGTTGCGCAGGCAATGGCAGAAAGGGCAGCAAAATCCGAGCAAACAGAGGTTGAGGAAGCAGTTCCAGTAAAAAAGCATGCTGTTAAGCCGAAGCAAGCAGAAAGGCCTGCGGTCAACCACAAGGCACAGCCCTCGCAATACAGGCAGGAGCAATCGGCCCTGCCAAAGCCCCAGCAGGTAACCACAACCGCTGGGCAGTCTGTACAAACCGGCCTGCCAGCTCAATCTGGTGGTGATGGCGGTCAAGGCTCTGCCAGCAGCGGCTCTGGTTCTATGGAGCAGGCCACGGGCGCTGTGCAGGGGGATGGTTCCCCCCATCCGCAGGTTATGCCCTGGAATGCTCAGGGCGGGCCGCGATTTTTACGGCAGGCTCCATTGCGGTACCCCCGCGCTGCGCAGCGCCGTAATCTTGAAGGAAAGGCGGTTGTGGAAGCCTATCTTGATACGCAGGGCAAGCTGCTCCGCGCCCGCGTGTTACTGGCTGATCATGAAGATTTTGCCGATGCGGCGCTGGCCTGTGTGCAGTCTTCATCGTTCAAGCCTGCCCAGCGTGAGGGCAAGGCCATTCCCTGTGTGGTGCGTATTCCCATGCTTTTTGTGCTTAAAGGGCCATAA
- a CDS encoding methyl-accepting chemotaxis protein has protein sequence MLADLKIARKLSLLLVLPMATFLFVVSAENIQRWKTIDHLKAIERSLVVSLSAGELIHELQKERGYTAGFLGSKGKKFASELTEQTDKSNSAYKNFTAVLAGADGLENGSLVKIFAPPTQNFTDLSTTRAAAKDARIDALQAIAAYNSSINELISAISELNARADLAFTSIIQLLHGKEIAGQERATLNAAFSAGTFSKQLYRDWLYRVSSQNTYLRSFAELGGKAALNLLQSKMQSVDEEVTRFRDTAYANLEKSSLEADPQQWFAASTRRIDKLMEVEKAWGEQLLGNARDEVRSAQKELAIAVSGALLVAFFTVLLGWRICITIGRPVRSTLRYAQGITQGDFDSVLTVKQNDEIGGLADVLREMVAHLKEQIQAAQKQHTIAEERGKLAEQCRITAEHAEKEANTRASTLATAVDKIHGVVESLNCALNNLEEQVRISTQGASSQSNRLDTTTSAMQEMSTTVIEVAKNAADAAQTAENSHTKASEGSTVVANVISAIAQVQEQSNKMKVDMGLLGQQAEGIGQVLDVISDIADQTNLLALNAAIEAARAGDAGRGFAVVADEVRKLAEKTMTATKEVGEAIHAVQGGTRKHISHVEQSAATIEQVTVLARQSGEALQALVQLANASTIQAQSIATASEEQSASSETIHSSLEDINQLALNTANAMDQATSVLNELRTQTDILVGVMADLNSSGIKKSVLM, from the coding sequence ATGCTTGCCGATCTCAAGATTGCCCGCAAACTCAGTCTTCTGCTCGTATTGCCCATGGCGACTTTTCTCTTTGTTGTTTCAGCAGAGAATATTCAGCGCTGGAAGACGATTGACCACCTTAAAGCCATAGAGCGCTCGCTGGTTGTCAGCCTTTCTGCTGGTGAACTTATCCATGAGCTGCAAAAAGAGCGTGGTTACACGGCTGGGTTCCTGGGCAGCAAGGGTAAAAAATTTGCTTCCGAACTGACGGAACAGACAGATAAATCCAACTCGGCCTATAAAAACTTTACTGCCGTGCTTGCTGGTGCGGATGGCCTGGAAAATGGCTCTCTTGTCAAAATATTTGCTCCACCCACGCAAAACTTTACAGATCTTTCCACCACCAGAGCCGCTGCAAAAGACGCCCGCATTGATGCCCTTCAGGCCATTGCAGCGTACAATAGCAGTATCAATGAACTGATCTCTGCTATATCTGAACTGAACGCCCGCGCCGATCTTGCCTTTACATCAATCATTCAGCTTTTGCACGGCAAGGAGATTGCCGGACAGGAGCGTGCCACGCTCAACGCCGCCTTCTCTGCCGGAACCTTCAGCAAGCAGCTTTATCGCGACTGGCTCTACAGGGTCAGCTCACAAAACACCTATCTGCGTTCGTTTGCGGAACTGGGCGGCAAGGCGGCGCTAAACCTGTTGCAAAGCAAAATGCAATCCGTTGATGAAGAAGTGACGCGATTCCGCGATACCGCCTACGCCAACCTTGAAAAATCCAGCCTGGAGGCTGATCCGCAGCAATGGTTTGCAGCGTCCACGCGCCGCATCGACAAGCTGATGGAAGTGGAAAAAGCATGGGGAGAACAACTGCTTGGAAACGCCCGCGATGAAGTGCGTTCAGCCCAAAAGGAACTGGCTATTGCGGTTTCAGGCGCACTTCTGGTGGCTTTTTTCACTGTTCTGCTGGGCTGGAGAATCTGCATCACCATCGGCAGGCCGGTACGCAGCACCCTGCGCTACGCCCAAGGCATCACGCAAGGGGATTTTGATTCTGTCCTGACTGTCAAACAGAATGACGAGATCGGCGGCCTTGCCGATGTGCTGCGCGAAATGGTCGCTCACCTGAAAGAACAGATTCAGGCGGCCCAAAAGCAACACACTATCGCTGAGGAGCGCGGCAAACTTGCGGAACAGTGCAGAATAACAGCCGAGCATGCTGAAAAGGAAGCAAATACAAGAGCCAGCACCCTTGCGACGGCTGTAGACAAGATTCATGGCGTTGTGGAATCGCTCAATTGCGCGCTCAACAACCTTGAGGAACAGGTGCGCATTTCTACACAAGGCGCAAGCAGCCAGTCCAACAGGCTTGATACCACAACCAGCGCCATGCAGGAAATGAGTACTACCGTCATTGAAGTTGCAAAAAATGCTGCGGATGCCGCTCAAACGGCAGAGAATTCACACACCAAGGCAAGCGAAGGCTCCACAGTTGTTGCAAATGTTATTTCTGCAATCGCTCAGGTGCAAGAGCAGTCCAACAAGATGAAGGTAGATATGGGCCTGCTCGGTCAGCAGGCAGAGGGCATTGGGCAAGTGCTCGATGTCATCAGTGATATTGCCGACCAGACCAACCTGTTAGCGCTCAATGCTGCCATTGAGGCTGCGCGCGCAGGCGATGCAGGGCGAGGTTTTGCCGTGGTCGCCGATGAAGTGCGCAAGCTGGCTGAAAAAACCATGACAGCGACCAAGGAGGTGGGAGAAGCCATCCATGCGGTTCAGGGCGGAACACGCAAACATATCTCGCATGTGGAGCAGTCCGCTGCAACCATTGAACAGGTCACGGTTCTGGCCCGGCAGTCTGGCGAAGCATTACAGGCGCTCGTGCAGCTGGCAAACGCCTCCACCATTCAGGCTCAGTCCATCGCCACAGCTTCTGAAGAACAGTCCGCCTCCAGCGAAACCATTCACAGCAGCCTTGAAGATATCAATCAGCTTGCCCTTAACACCGCAAACGCCATGGATCAGGCGACCTCGGTTCTCAACGAGCTGCGCACGCAGACCGACATTCTGGTCGGCGTTATGGCGGATTTAAACAGTTCCGGCATCAAGAAATCTGTTTTGATGTAA
- a CDS encoding hydrogenase small subunit, with amino-acid sequence MAHLETTEQALRNRGVSRRDFMKFCALTAVAMGLGPGADLAIAQALSTKPRVPVLWINGLSCSCCTESFLRTAHPLATDIVLSMITMDYQDTIMAAAGDQANEAYEEAIKKYKGQYILAVEGNVPLNGQGMYCIDAGKPFYEKLKEGVEHAKALVAWGTCASWGCVQAAHPNPTGATPLHKLFPNKPQLKVPGCPAIPEVMSSILTYIITYDRLPTLDSQGRPEMFYGKRVHDHCYRRAHFDAGEYVESWDDAGARAGLCLYKMGCKGPTTYNACPSTRWNNGVSFPIQSGHGCIGCSEQNFWDQGSFYDRITTIPHLGTNATAETVGVAAVAGVAAGVAVHGVASMVRHAGSKNAKNSSDTDSNN; translated from the coding sequence ATGGCTCATCTCGAAACTACTGAACAAGCCTTGCGTAATCGTGGTGTCAGCCGTCGAGATTTCATGAAATTCTGTGCGCTCACAGCCGTTGCCATGGGCCTTGGCCCCGGAGCGGATCTGGCAATCGCACAGGCATTGTCAACCAAACCGCGTGTCCCCGTGCTCTGGATTAACGGTCTTTCCTGTTCTTGCTGCACTGAATCGTTTTTGCGCACAGCCCACCCGCTGGCGACAGACATTGTGCTCTCGATGATCACAATGGACTATCAGGACACCATCATGGCTGCCGCAGGCGATCAGGCCAATGAAGCCTATGAAGAGGCCATCAAAAAGTACAAGGGCCAGTATATTCTGGCGGTTGAAGGCAACGTGCCGCTCAACGGCCAGGGTATGTACTGCATTGATGCCGGCAAGCCCTTCTACGAAAAGCTCAAGGAAGGCGTGGAGCATGCCAAGGCCCTCGTGGCCTGGGGAACCTGCGCCTCGTGGGGCTGCGTACAGGCGGCCCACCCCAACCCAACGGGCGCTACCCCGCTGCACAAGCTGTTTCCCAACAAGCCGCAGCTCAAGGTTCCCGGCTGCCCGGCCATCCCTGAGGTCATGAGTTCAATCCTGACCTACATCATCACATACGACCGTCTTCCCACCCTTGATTCGCAGGGCAGGCCGGAAATGTTTTACGGCAAACGCGTACACGACCACTGCTACCGCAGGGCCCATTTTGACGCGGGCGAATATGTGGAGTCGTGGGACGATGCGGGCGCGCGCGCTGGCCTGTGCCTGTACAAGATGGGCTGCAAAGGCCCCACCACCTACAACGCCTGCCCTTCCACACGCTGGAACAACGGTGTCTCCTTTCCCATTCAGTCCGGGCATGGCTGCATTGGTTGCTCGGAACAGAACTTCTGGGATCAGGGCTCGTTTTATGACCGCATCACCACCATTCCGCATCTCGGCACCAACGCAACGGCTGAAACCGTGGGCGTGGCCGCTGTGGCGGGCGTGGCTGCGGGTGTTGCCGTGCATGGCGTTGCCAGTATGGTGCGCCACGCAGGTAGCAAGAACGCCAAGAACTCCTCCGACACCGACTCCAACAACTGA
- a CDS encoding nickel-dependent hydrogenase large subunit produces MAYEYTTSQGYAVKDSGRRVVVDPVTRIEGHLRCEVNLDDSNVITNAVSCGTIFRGIEIILKGRDPRDAWAFVERICGVCTGTHALSSVHAVEDALGIQIPDNANIIRNIMHLCLMYHDHLVHLYHLAGLDWVDVVSAAKADPKATSELSHKLTPWPNSSPGYFKSIKDRLTRVIESGQLGIFTNGYWGHPAYKLPPEANLLVVAHYLEALDFQKDMVQIHTIFGGKNPHPNWLVGGVPCSLNLDAHGASDVINQERLELVLQLIERCRDFAQQVVIPDTLALAAFYKDWLNIGGGLSKLSVLAYGAIPDIANDYSEKSLLLPPGAIINGNFNEVLPVDLRNPEEIQECVSHSWYKPYPGGKTGLHPFDGMTEPNYAPGPNIKGTPTDLKQVDERDRYSWIKTPLWRGHQMEVGPLARLLVGYARKDTEIKGLIDEFLGQAKAPVSVLQSTLGRIAARSLELAWSADKMRYFYDKLVANLKNGNRATANTKLWKPESWPTGTLRGVGFTEAPRGALGHWVTIKDRKIENYQCVVPTTWNGAPRSPDGQLSAYEASLMGTKMAVPNQPLEILRTLHSFDPCLACSTHIIGPDGSELISVRTDNCF; encoded by the coding sequence ATGGCATACGAATACACTACTTCTCAGGGTTATGCCGTTAAGGACTCGGGCCGCCGCGTGGTTGTAGACCCCGTTACCCGCATTGAAGGGCACCTGCGTTGCGAGGTGAACCTTGACGACAGCAACGTCATCACCAATGCGGTTTCGTGCGGCACCATTTTCAGAGGTATTGAAATCATCCTCAAAGGCCGTGATCCCCGCGATGCCTGGGCCTTTGTTGAACGCATCTGCGGCGTCTGCACGGGTACGCATGCCCTTTCCTCCGTGCATGCGGTGGAAGACGCGCTTGGCATACAAATACCAGACAACGCCAATATTATCCGTAATATCATGCACCTGTGCCTCATGTACCATGACCATCTGGTGCATCTGTATCATCTTGCCGGTCTCGACTGGGTGGACGTTGTGTCTGCCGCCAAGGCTGACCCCAAGGCGACTTCTGAGCTCTCGCACAAGCTTACCCCCTGGCCCAATTCTTCGCCGGGTTACTTCAAATCCATCAAGGATCGCCTCACCCGCGTGATTGAATCCGGTCAACTGGGCATTTTCACCAACGGCTATTGGGGGCACCCTGCCTACAAGCTGCCGCCCGAAGCCAACCTGCTTGTGGTGGCCCACTATCTGGAAGCCCTGGATTTCCAGAAAGACATGGTGCAGATACATACCATCTTTGGCGGCAAAAATCCGCACCCCAACTGGCTTGTGGGCGGCGTACCCTGCTCGCTGAACCTCGATGCGCACGGCGCTTCCGACGTTATCAATCAGGAACGTCTGGAACTGGTGCTGCAACTTATTGAGCGCTGCCGTGATTTTGCTCAACAGGTTGTCATACCTGACACTCTTGCGCTGGCCGCCTTCTACAAAGATTGGCTGAACATAGGCGGCGGGCTTTCCAAGCTTTCCGTGCTTGCTTACGGCGCAATCCCCGACATTGCCAATGACTACTCTGAAAAAAGTCTGCTGCTGCCCCCTGGGGCCATCATCAACGGCAACTTCAACGAAGTACTGCCTGTTGACCTGCGCAATCCTGAAGAAATTCAGGAATGCGTGTCCCACTCCTGGTACAAGCCCTACCCCGGCGGCAAAACTGGTCTGCACCCCTTTGACGGCATGACCGAACCCAACTACGCCCCCGGCCCCAATATCAAGGGCACGCCCACCGACCTCAAGCAGGTGGACGAGCGCGACAGATATTCGTGGATCAAAACGCCGCTCTGGCGCGGGCACCAGATGGAAGTTGGGCCGCTGGCGCGCCTGCTGGTGGGCTATGCCAGGAAGGACACCGAAATCAAGGGCCTCATTGACGAATTCCTTGGTCAGGCCAAGGCTCCGGTTTCTGTGCTGCAATCCACCCTTGGTCGCATTGCAGCCCGCTCGCTTGAGCTGGCATGGTCTGCCGACAAGATGCGCTACTTCTACGACAAGCTTGTGGCCAACCTCAAAAACGGCAACCGCGCAACAGCCAACACCAAGCTGTGGAAGCCCGAAAGCTGGCCCACCGGCACCCTGCGCGGCGTTGGCTTTACAGAAGCACCGCGCGGCGCTCTGGGGCACTGGGTCACCATCAAGGACAGGAAGATCGAGAACTACCAGTGCGTTGTTCCCACCACCTGGAATGGTGCGCCCCGCAGCCCCGATGGGCAACTCAGCGCCTACGAGGCCTCGCTCATGGGTACCAAGATGGCGGTTCCCAACCAGCCCCTTGAAATCCTGCGCACCCTGCACAGCTTTGACCCCTGCCTGGCCTGCTCCACGCACATCATTGGGCCGGACGGATCAGAACTCATATCGGTGCGGACAGACAACTGCTTCTAG